Proteins encoded in a region of the Mycobacterium branderi genome:
- the arfC gene encoding channel accessory protein ArfC: protein MHDPNWWLMVLSFVLGLALTFALTVRRVKREVPLGASNPEAAEKSDDAS, encoded by the coding sequence ATGCACGACCCGAACTGGTGGCTGATGGTGCTGTCCTTTGTGCTCGGGTTGGCGCTGACCTTTGCGCTGACGGTTCGTCGAGTGAAACGCGAAGTGCCGCTAGGCGCTTCGAACCCTGAGGCCGCCGAGAAGAGCGACGACGCGTCCTAA
- the arfA gene encoding channel-forming protein ArfA/OmpATb, producing the protein MADSDEAAETTQAAKFYRRPLGVPWLIALVVIPLLLAAIGYGLSERTRSQTTGPTGALPTLAPPTSAGASPSAPTIPPISLAPASITRNGKDITLRGEFPDEKAKRALLDAVIASVGSEANVIDNLGINPDVNALDFSDAEPVFKAAASIPDFSLSVSGDTVTLTGTAASVDQADAVLQAADDAWPNLNIDNQIEAS; encoded by the coding sequence ATGGCGGATTCCGACGAAGCAGCCGAAACCACACAGGCCGCCAAGTTCTACCGACGGCCCCTCGGGGTGCCCTGGCTGATCGCCCTGGTGGTAATTCCGCTGCTGCTGGCGGCAATCGGCTACGGCTTGTCGGAACGAACCAGGTCCCAGACCACCGGACCCACCGGCGCCTTGCCGACGCTGGCCCCGCCCACCTCGGCCGGCGCCTCGCCGTCGGCGCCGACCATTCCGCCGATATCGTTGGCGCCGGCGTCAATCACCCGCAACGGCAAGGACATTACGCTGCGCGGCGAATTTCCCGACGAGAAAGCCAAGAGAGCGTTGCTCGACGCGGTGATCGCATCGGTGGGCTCGGAAGCCAACGTCATCGACAACCTCGGCATCAACCCGGATGTCAACGCGCTCGACTTCTCCGATGCCGAACCGGTTTTCAAAGCTGCGGCGTCGATTCCTGATTTCAGTCTGTCGGTCAGCGGCGACACCGTCACACTGACCGGCACCGCCGCATCGGTGGATCAGGCCGACGCCGTTCTGCAGGCCGCCGACGACGCCTGGCCCAACCTGAATATCGACAACCAGATCGAGGCGAGCTGA
- a CDS encoding FKBP-type peptidyl-prolyl cis-trans isomerase produces the protein MTQKPEIDFPTGPAPAELVIKDLVIGDGPEAVPGGTVEVHYVGVEYDTGEEFDSSWNRGESIEFPLRGLIQGWQDGIPGMKVGGRRQLVIPPAQAYGPAGSGHQLSGKTLIFVIDLLATR, from the coding sequence GTGACGCAGAAACCAGAGATCGATTTCCCGACCGGCCCGGCCCCCGCAGAACTCGTCATCAAAGACCTGGTGATCGGCGACGGCCCCGAAGCCGTTCCGGGCGGCACCGTCGAGGTGCACTACGTCGGTGTCGAGTACGACACCGGCGAAGAGTTCGACAGCTCGTGGAACCGCGGCGAATCCATCGAGTTTCCGCTGCGCGGCCTCATCCAGGGCTGGCAGGACGGCATTCCCGGAATGAAAGTGGGCGGCCGGCGTCAACTCGTGATTCCGCCCGCGCAGGCCTACGGGCCGGCGGGTTCAGGCCACCAGCTGTCAGGCAAGACGCTGATCTTCGTCATCGACCTGCTCGCCACTCGGTAA
- a CDS encoding sensor histidine kinase, with the protein MNVLSRILTRTPSLRTRVVIATAIGAAIPVLIVGAVVWFGITGDSKERLDRRLDEAAGFAIPFLPRGLDEIPRSPNDQDTVITVRRGNQVTSNSTVVLPELPPGYDDTYVNGVRYRVRTVEIPAPQATSVEVGATYDETIARTNNRHRRVIIICGLAIGASAVFAWLLAAFAVRPFKRLAQQTRSIDAGDEAPQVAVRGATEAVEIAEAMRGMLQRIWKEQERTKEALASARDFASVSAHELRTPLTAMRTNLEVLSTLDLPDDQRKEVLNDVVRTQSRIESTLSALERLAQGELSTSDDHVPVDITELLDRAAHDAMRIYPNLDVSLVPSPTCIIVGLPAGLRLAVDNAIANAVKHGGASRVQLSAVSSREGVEIAIDDNGSGVPEDERQVVFERFSRGSTASHSGSGLGLALVAQQAHLHGGTASLEDSPLGGVRLLLRLPAPS; encoded by the coding sequence ATGAACGTCTTGTCCCGGATCCTGACCCGTACGCCCTCGCTGCGTACCCGGGTGGTGATCGCGACGGCGATCGGCGCGGCGATTCCGGTGCTCATTGTGGGCGCCGTCGTATGGTTCGGCATCACCGGCGACAGCAAGGAGCGCCTGGACCGCCGCCTCGACGAGGCCGCGGGGTTCGCGATCCCGTTCCTGCCGCGCGGCCTGGACGAGATTCCGCGATCGCCCAACGACCAGGACACCGTCATCACCGTGCGTCGCGGCAACCAGGTCACGTCCAACTCGACGGTGGTGCTGCCGGAGCTGCCTCCCGGATACGACGACACCTACGTCAACGGGGTGCGCTACCGGGTTCGGACGGTAGAGATCCCGGCGCCGCAGGCCACGTCGGTCGAAGTCGGGGCGACCTACGACGAGACGATTGCGCGGACCAACAACCGGCACCGTCGGGTCATCATCATCTGCGGTTTGGCGATCGGCGCTTCGGCCGTATTCGCTTGGCTGCTGGCCGCTTTCGCGGTGCGACCGTTCAAACGGCTGGCCCAGCAGACCCGCTCGATCGACGCCGGCGACGAGGCGCCGCAGGTCGCGGTTCGCGGCGCCACCGAAGCGGTTGAGATCGCCGAGGCGATGCGGGGCATGCTGCAGCGCATCTGGAAGGAGCAGGAACGCACCAAGGAGGCGCTGGCGTCGGCACGTGACTTCGCGTCGGTGTCGGCGCATGAGCTGCGTACGCCGCTGACGGCGATGCGCACCAACCTCGAAGTGCTCTCCACCCTCGACCTGCCCGACGACCAGCGCAAGGAAGTGCTCAACGACGTCGTGCGCACCCAGTCGCGCATCGAATCCACGCTCTCCGCGCTGGAACGGCTGGCCCAGGGCGAGCTGTCGACGTCGGACGACCATGTGCCGGTTGATATTACGGAGCTGCTGGACCGCGCCGCACACGACGCGATGCGGATCTACCCCAACCTCGACGTGTCGCTGGTCCCGTCGCCGACCTGCATCATCGTGGGGCTGCCGGCGGGACTGCGTCTTGCAGTCGACAACGCGATCGCCAACGCCGTCAAACATGGTGGCGCCAGCCGGGTTCAGCTGTCAGCGGTCAGTTCGCGGGAGGGCGTGGAAATCGCCATTGACGACAACGGCAGCGGAGTTCCCGAGGACGAGCGGCAGGTGGTGTTCGAGCGGTTCTCCCGCGGGTCGACGGCCTCGCATTCCGGCTCGGGTTTGGGGCTGGCGCTGGTAGCCCAGCAGGCCCACTTACACGGCGGGACAGCGTCGTTGGAGGACAGCCCGCTGGGCGGGGTGCGGCTGCTATTGCGTCTGCCCGCGCCCAGTTAG
- the prrA gene encoding two-component system response regulator PrrA, whose product MGGMDTGVTSPRVLVVDDDSDVLASLERGLRLSGFEVSTAVDGAEALRSATETRPDAIVLDINMPVLDGVSVVTALRAMDNDVPVCVLSARSSVDDRVMGLEAGADDYLVKPFVLAELVARVKALLRRRGSTATSSSETITVGPLEVDIPGRRARVNGVDVDLTKREFDLLAVLAEHKTAVLSRAQLLELVWGYDFAADTNVVDVFIGYLRRKLEANGAPRLLHTVRGVGFVLRMQ is encoded by the coding sequence ATGGGCGGCATGGACACTGGTGTGACCTCACCCCGGGTTTTGGTGGTGGACGACGACTCCGACGTGCTCGCGTCGCTGGAGCGCGGGCTGCGGCTGTCCGGATTCGAGGTGTCGACCGCGGTCGACGGCGCCGAGGCGCTGCGCAGTGCCACCGAGACCCGGCCGGACGCGATTGTGCTCGACATCAACATGCCGGTGCTGGACGGCGTGAGCGTGGTCACCGCGCTGCGCGCGATGGACAACGACGTGCCGGTGTGCGTGCTGTCGGCGCGCAGCTCGGTCGACGACCGGGTGATGGGCCTGGAGGCCGGCGCCGACGACTACCTGGTCAAACCGTTCGTGCTGGCCGAGTTGGTGGCGCGGGTCAAGGCGCTGCTGCGCCGACGCGGATCGACGGCGACGTCGTCGTCGGAAACCATCACGGTCGGTCCGCTGGAGGTCGACATCCCGGGCCGCCGAGCCCGAGTCAACGGCGTGGACGTCGACCTGACCAAGCGGGAGTTCGACCTGCTCGCCGTGCTGGCCGAGCACAAGACCGCGGTGCTGTCCCGCGCGCAGCTGCTGGAGCTGGTCTGGGGCTACGACTTCGCCGCCGACACCAACGTCGTCGACGTGTTCATCGGCTACCTGCGGCGCAAGCTGGAGGCCAACGGCGCGCCGCGGCTGCTGCACACCGTGCGAGGAGTGGGATTCGTGCTGCGCATGCAGTAG
- the arfB gene encoding channel accessory protein ArfB, whose protein sequence is MDFVIQWLWYLLAFVAGSAVAWVITVVSIRRTSEEEALADLPGSREIGAR, encoded by the coding sequence GTGGACTTCGTCATCCAATGGTTGTGGTACCTGCTGGCGTTCGTGGCGGGCTCGGCGGTGGCGTGGGTGATCACCGTCGTATCGATTCGGCGCACCAGCGAAGAAGAAGCCCTGGCCGACCTGCCCGGCTCGCGCGAGATAGGAGCGCGGTAA